CACCCTCCAGTACGAGAAGCTCGAACGAAAGAAGTGAAGACCCAATACGAATTCCTACTCCCCCGTGGCTACATCGACGATGCAGGGGTGGTCCATCGTAGGGGAGTCATGCGGCTCGCTACTGCCCGTGATGAGCTCGAGCCTCTGCGCGACCCGACCATAAGTGGTCCCGATGATCCACGGTTAACAATCCTCGTTCTCGCGCGTGTTATTGAGAGGCTTGGAGATATCGAGTTGGTTACAGCCCACGAGATCCAGGACCTCTTTGCAGTTGATCTTGCGTATCTGCAGGATTTCTATGGAGTGATCAACTTCGGATCCGAGGAAGATATTGAGACGCTGTTGACCGCGCAAGAACAGGCTCAAACACCGAGCCAACCCAGGGCCGCCGAGAAGCCCGTCGCTACCGACGCGCACGGTGCCGAGGGTGTTGAACAGCCATCGGCACCGAGTCCGCGTGCAGCTGGTGGGCGTAGAGCGGCCATTGAGGAGATACCACAAACTGGACGATGAAGCACTATCCTATCGAGCCACTTTGGCAGGAGTTGATCTATTTGGCCTATCATTTGCATTGGGATCTCGATCAGCTGATTGACCTTGAACACGCGGATCGAGCGCGGCTTATCCAAGGCGTCGCCGCCTTGAACGCGAGAGCCTGGGAGGAAGCGAGGCAGCTGTAATGGTGACGACGTCAGGTTTTAAAGGGCATGTACCTGACTCATCGAGCTTTCTCCTCGAAGTGGATGGAACACAGATTGGCATGTTTGCCGAGGTCTCAGGTCTTGAGGTGACGGTGGAGGTTGCCAGCTACGCCGAGGGTGGACAGAACGGATTTGTGCATAAGTTTCCGGGACGAATGAACTGGCCTAACATTGTGCTTCGTCGCGGTATCTGCGAGTCAGACGCGCTCTTTGCCTGGGTGATGAAATCCTCAGGGAGTGGTTTCGCCTCGAATCAAAACAAGCTTTCGGTGAGCACGGCTGCCATCACTCTTATTGGTTCTGATGGTAAGCGGTTGCGTGCTTGGGAGGTAACCGGTGCCTTTCCGGTGCGTTGGGTTGGCCCTGAGTTGGCAGTCGCGTCGACGGGACATCCTGCGATGGAGGAGATCGAGTTAGCTCATCAAGGTTTCGTGTCGAAGACCTTTAAGTCGTGAGGAAGGTAACGATGCCTACAACGATTGCACAAGGAGTCGATCAACGTTTTCGATGGCATCGCAGGTTAGTTCGTCGGCGGCTACCGAACATCGGTACGTGCTTGAACAGTAGCGTTCGATTCTCTTCGCTGGTTGGTAGACCCCTGTCGGTGCATGCGTTGCTGACACCGGCTCGTGCCGTCGATGTGTCACAGGTGCCTGAGGTGGTACGCATTCCATGGCACCCGTATCTCTCGATGTGGCGCTCACGCAACACCACCGATGATGACCTCGCTCAGGAGTTGGCAGGTGTGCGTCCTGCTGGTTTATTGCCACGAGCGACCCAGATGCCGCGGGGTCAGTTCGCCCCCACCTCAGGCCTCAGGCGTCTTCGACAGGAGGTGCTTCCGGTGCGCTTGCCCGCTGATGTCGCTGCGGTGGGGCCGATTCTGACGGATAGAGAGCGTAAATTTGGATCAGGGTCTCGTGCCCCTGACCGGGTTGTCTCTCTGCCAAGGCCGACCGCTCCCCAACTCAAGCCTGTAGCGGCGCAGCTCGCCTCGAAGATCCAAGACGACAGGATGGTTGTTCGGCGGCCCACCGAGCATTCTGAATCTTCGGGGTCAGGTGATCCTCCTCGAGGCTCCTCTATAGGAGGAGCCTCGTCTTCGGTCGACAATGTCGGCTCACCGACGGAATCTGGTGGGCTGGAGAAGACGATCGAAGCCACGCCAATGAATCATCAAAGTACATCGTCAATAGGGATCCCTGAAACAGGAGCTGAGAGGACGGTTCCGGCTGGTTCTTCCGTTTCAGGGCCTGCTGCGAATCCAGGTCACGAGGCTTCAAATGCCCTTCGGAGTGAGATGGCGATGCCCCGCCAGAGTGCGTTCACTCTCGCGGGGACGGGTGGCCACGATCCGACGGAGCGATCCGGTGGGGGTAACCCACAGAGACCGAACGGTGGTGGGGTCTTACCTGGACAGCAGCCGTCAGC
Above is a window of Ferrimicrobium sp. DNA encoding:
- a CDS encoding phage tail protein; the protein is MVTTSGFKGHVPDSSSFLLEVDGTQIGMFAEVSGLEVTVEVASYAEGGQNGFVHKFPGRMNWPNIVLRRGICESDALFAWVMKSSGSGFASNQNKLSVSTAAITLIGSDGKRLRAWEVTGAFPVRWVGPELAVASTGHPAMEEIELAHQGFVSKTFKS
- a CDS encoding DUF6760 family protein is translated as MKHYPIEPLWQELIYLAYHLHWDLDQLIDLEHADRARLIQGVAALNARAWEEARQL